TCTTGAAGTGGGCAGCGTTCTTCTGCTCGCTGGATGCAGAACTGTTGTCCAGTTCCTCTGTGGTCGCCTCGTTTGCCCAACGTGCTTCGGCGCTGTAGTCGGGAATAGCAAGCACGTACTCGCCACTGGTAACAGTGATAAATTCCATAGGATTGTCACTGGTGTGAACATCCAATTGGACATCTCTACGCCAGCACATGACAAAACCGCTTCCAAAGCCGGTCACCACATATGGATCACGAGAACCCTTAAGTCGCAGATGTACATCACCATCTTCCTTCCAGAGAACCTTGATCCGGGAGTGAAAGCTGAGTCGGATCTTGTCCCAGAAGCCCACCGGCTCCGAGGGATCAATTTCAGACTTGGTGAAACCCTCAATGATCTTCATCATATCTTGAATGACAGGCTGATAGGAGACACCCCATGAAATGCTAGTCGGTAGACTTGTGTTGATCTCGACGACAGGGTCTGAGTAGGTCTTAACTGGTGTAACAGAACGCCATACGTAAATTTCAAACGCATCGCGGGAAGACCCGTCGGAACCTTCAGATGCAGGAACGAGTTCCACTGGGACCTGTCTTGCGGATTCATGGTCACGCCATTCTTCTGCAATGACGAAGTTTGTCCGCAAAGACCAACTGGGAAGTCTTGGAGACTGCCCTGGGCGCAGGCCTGGCACGTGCAACAGATCTAGAGGGTAGTCCCGCAAGTTGACGCGTGCTTCACCCATTTCCAGGTTAAAGCTCATTGGGACAAGCAGACCGTATTGCATAGACATGGGCATTCCCTTTCCGATCCGGTTCAAGTAACTGGGGAACTCGTTGATAGCGAATGAGGGCTTGTCGATGACAAGATTGACATCACTAATCAAAGCCGACAGCAGGCCTGGTCTGTTCGGAATAGCAAGAATGGTTTCGGTCTCCTTCACATCCGGAGGAGGTTCATCTGCACCAGAGAAGAGATTTCGAACTTCTTTGATAGACGTGCCCTGAAACATGAGAGCTGCATCGATCTTCTCTTTCCAGACTTGAGCATTGTACTGTTGAAGTCGGCCCCAAGCAGTATCCACAGAGATTTTTTGCTCTGATGAGAGACAGGTCGCGCCCTCGGTATCATACCGGTATTTCCGACCTCTGCCACGCTCCTGGGAGCTAGATCTCGGCCGCTCATCAGCACTCCTGCTTCGCCTTGTTTCTTGGCTAGTTCGCTCACTACGCATCCTCCGATGGCTCGATTTGGCTTGCGATCGGGATGTGGCGGGCCGCTGGTCAGATTCCTTGATTTTGTGAGATTTCAGATGAAAGGCGTCTTCCCGGGCCAATCGCTGGGTCTGTTCAACCAGGCCAACTCGATAGATGCAGCCCAGTTTCCACTCAAAACCATCATCCTCCAACTCAAAGAGCAACGCTTTACTGCGAAGAGATATCCTGGGCACCTTCTTCGGGCCCTCTGGTTCTCTCTTAGAGCAAAATTCTTTGCAGCCCTCCACGAAGCGATGATGCAGCTGTTGGAAAGCCTTGGAAGTGTTGATAAGGTTATCAAAAATGCAGTGCATCACCATATGATGAGGTACACCAATTCGGATGAAGTCTGTCCAGATATCAATCGATTTTTCTTCAACCAAGGTGTTTCCAtgtttcatcttcatttttcGGAAATCCAGCCTGACATTGTTCATACTGCCGATTCTTGCCCAAACACCCTTGAGCTTAGGTGCCTCTGCATGGAAGCGAACAAGACTGGCTTTAACATAAGGGGTGGAAAGACGTTGAGAAGCACCAGCAATTCCGTATATCTGAATCATTAGTTGAGGGTCGTTCGGCAAGTTCGCCTTGAGTTGCACAACCGTTGCCTTTATGTCGTAGGTGACCAGCTCCTTCCTTGAAGACCACTTGTATGCTGGAGGCGGCGGTAGCGATATGCTTGCAGGCGCTCTGACTGTGCTCTCAGTAGACTGCGAGTGCTTTTGCGGCAAAGGTGTGAGCACATCTTGGATCACAGAAACGGCAACACCAAGGCAGTAGAACCGGTACAGTGAGTATTGAAGGTATATGCCCTTGAACATGGAGGTGACATGAAAGACCGGTCCAAGGCGATCGCTGTGTGTGCTCAGCGCAATCTCGAATCGAGGCATAGAGAAGAATGGCTCGGGTTCCAGATAATCTTCTGATTCAATGACAAAGCCATCGAAACCACGCGCGTGGAAAGCCAGTCGCCGACCATCTGAAGCGCCGCGTTGAATGTGAACAGCCTTAGGAGGCGAGGTTGGGGGAAATCGAAAGGGCGATTCATCGCCAATGGTGGAATGGCTGGGAGTGCGTCGTCTAGCGATGCTTCCGACATTCCTCTCCGTTTTCTGAGCTTTGTATTCCGCCGTCCACGATTGTAGTTGCAGAGAGACACCACGAGATATGTCAGAGACGATACTGTCCACACCAGCGACTTCCACGCTAAACCCTGTGGCTTCAAACTGAAATTGGAGAAGCCATGGGGGCACTCGTCTCAGCACGCTCACCTTTTGATCTTTTGCAGGTATCGTCATCCGCTTCTGTGATTTCATCTGCGTGATAAATTGCTGCACGACTTCGCGGATTCCACGGTTTACATCCGCGTCAATCATGTGAACTGAACACTCGTTAAGGCTTCCTGATGCGACTACACATAGCTCTGGGGTGGCATTCAGATGGACCTTCAGCTCCAGATTCTCGTTTGTGAGCAAATTGTGCTTATTGCCTGCTGGAGTCTGGTAATAGAATTTGTGGGAGGCGACCCGGTAAATTGACGATAAGGAATAGTGGGCACCGCCTTCGGATGAATGAGAGGATTCTATATCGAGCGCAATGGAGGAGACCGAGGCAATAAGGAGGTTGTAATCATCGGGAGGGTCAGACTCTTCCTCGATTGGGAGAATAAACCGGACCACAGGTTCATGAATAGATAGCTTGATGCTTGCCTTCGGGAGTAATCGAGAAATCAATCGATGGTTATCTTGCTTCTTTGCCCGAGGAGAAGAGGCTCGGCTTTGTACCAATTTCAGCAGCCTCGAGACATGTTGCGGTTGGAGATCAACAGAGGGTGATGTGACGAGCAAATTTGCGAACAGGACATTTGTATTTCGCTCTTCGGCGTTCTCGTCGTCAAAAGCGCTCACCGTCTTCGAGGGCAGTGTGGTTTTGATAGTGGTCGTAGCCATAGGGACATATATAACGTTATCAGTCTCGCCCGATTCGTCATCCAAGCTGACTGAAAGAGAGATAGCAGCAAGAAGAGCCTGGTGGGCAACGTCAGTCCGCTGGAAATACATGCGGTGCTCTGGGCTCTTTGGGTCCATCCGATAAAGATCAATTCCAAGCTCATGCGAGACCACATTCAAATATTCTGGTTTTTGCCCGGCAGACAGAGACTGGATACCCTTTGAGACACGGAAGAAGCTCAGAGCAACCTGGATCTCCTGTATACCACGAAGCAATGAGCTTGCAAACTCTTTTGAGTCCGCCACAGCCTGCACAATGGAATCGTCTCTGCTTCCAGGCTTTTCGAGTTCGTCCACAAAATCGGCAAATGACATCTCATCATCGGTCTCAGTAGTCGCTGGCCCTTGTGCGGATTTCTTTACCGGCTTGATGCGCTGTAATATCGTATAGACATCATCGTATGGAATGTGCATTCGTCCAATTTTCAGGGCCACCGAGGCGTCTCTGAGTCCGTCCAAATCTTTGTGCAGAAGTCCATGAAGGTTCATGCCCACATTATCCAATATCTCGATTGGCTCCCGGCCGTCGACATTGAGTAAAACATTCTGGGCATTCATCATCCACTCGGCTGGGCGTTGGTCGCGCGACGTGTCCTTCTTGCGACGAAATAGGTTGCCCCGTTCCACCATCTTACTCCGCGTGTCGACCGAAAGGGAAAGTGATCCAACCTGGATCTGGCCGGCGTTGACAAAGTGGACGGTTGTGCCAATAGCAGTCAGATCAACGAGAGCTAACCAATTAATCTGCCGGTGTAGCAGCTTGACACGTTCCTTGATTCGTGTTAATGTCCTCCATGTTTTGCTTCTTCCGCCAACTTCGGGCGCAGCACGGTCTTCGGATGGTTTAGGAGGACCAAGGTTCTCCGATATACCGCGGTGGGCTTCGCGCTTTCCTTGCCCCAGAGTTGTCGGGTCCACGGTGACCTTCAGTTCTGTCAACCGAATGCTGACCCATGTTGGCTGGGCAAATGACGGGGGGTGTAACAACAATCCGAGGCCGCGGATTTCAATGTGTATTCCTTCCTTCGGGGTATATGCGATTCGGCGCAGCGAAAAGTAACCAATCCGTTGAATGGAGATTCCTGTGGCGATGCGGACGATagcgaagatgaagaaggaCGAGAGGTAGAGGAGGAGGAATCCCACGAGAATCGAGGTCGGGTTGAAGAGGGTCATCGCGGTTTGAGATCAACGGGGGACTGATCTCAGACAGGCAGTTTCGACTCGCACATTGAGGGTATGGCGGGTTTCAATAGTACTGTTAATTGGATCCCCTAGTCTCTACTATCCCGTCTGATTGGAATCAGTACTTCCAGACTCCAGAACAGCAGCAACTTTATCCATCAAAGTCTCAGTAGGATGGGCACTTCAGGCTGACTTAACAAAATGAATGTAGGCGAATCATGCCGGGGGAGGATTAAAGGGTAAGGGAGAATGAGAAAGGTGGGCTACTTGGCAGGTCGGGGGGAACTGGCCAAAAAAGCGGAACGCTAGCTATTTCTCCTAAAATCGGCTCCTTATTAATCGCAGACCTTTTGTTATTATTCATAATTAATTACAGTGTCGAACATTCTATCTGCCCATCTAATATTTTTACGGTGTTTCTATGTAGTTGTTCATATGTTCTGGTTGATCGACACGCGAGCCAAGACATTCCCAAGGTTCAGGGGAGATCATTCTATCAGCCCCGGTGGCCCTGCTTGGCTTTATAGTGTATCATCATTATTCTcgactctctctctctctctttgtcTCCTTTCCCCCTCATTTTGTACAATAATTTACATTTCCCTTGATTCCATGTGTCCCGCTTTCCAGAATTAGTTTAAGCTTGAAGCAGGGACTGGTCGAGACTTCTCAAGTTCCTCAATCTTGTCGTCAAGAAGGGCAATTTCAGCATCGATACTCAGCAGCTTTTCACTCAACATATCCCTGTATTCTTGATCGGAGAGTGAACGGAGTGGGATCCATTTAGATTCAGCCATTCGCTGCATCAGAGGTTTCGATGTCTTATGGGCATTTTCCAGTTGCCACGCGTCCACTCGGTTGAAGACGCTCTGGCCACAGTAGCCGAGTATTGAGAAAATGATAGCCCCCGGAACCAGCCGGCCTCCTGTATAATTTGGTCAGACATGATGCCACAATCTTACCATCCGTGCTTTGGGTGCGGGATACAATACCCATCAACTTCGTCACACTTCCGCCGGCAATGCCACCGCATAGAGCACTCGTGTAGATGCGCTCCTTCAGGGAGGCTTTATCTTGGTAATGATGTTTAATGATGTTACTCCGTAGCCCTGTCTCCAGTTTAAGGTTAGACATCAGCAAAATAAACATAGGGTGTCTCCACATACACCAAAAGGCTGAGCCGCATGCAAACCAGTGGATGCCACATGACAATGAATGAATCATGGGATTGGGAGATCGGATAACTCCGGCGGCTCCTCCATAGATCAGGCCAGCAGTTCCTGGTTGAAAAATCAGCACTTCACATTCAGGGACTCCTTATATCTATCTTCAAACAATCTTGTGAAGGACAGATACTAACCGCTGAGGGCTCCGACTTTGGCTGCAGACAGGAGGGCGCTGGACTGGAAGTCTTGCACATATTTTGGTTGGTCGCCCATCTTTTGTTCAGGTAGAGAGATTCATGAGTTCGAAGGTCATAGAAGGGTAAGGTACAATAATCGAAGCACTCGTCACAGCAGCAAACCAAGTCAGAAAGACTCTAGTCACGTGCCCTGTCCATGGTTCCTGGGTTATGTAATGGCATCACTCAGCTTAGATAGACGAATTAGGGCAAAAGCAAGCTGGTTCAGATTGTGGAATAGAAAATAGAATCCAAGTagcttgtttttttttaagttcTCGCAATTCAGCAACTGAATTTGATTAACGATGTTGGAGAGAAGTGGTGGATGAAGAGAGTCAAGATCCAAAGATGTACCCCCGCATTGCACATGTCCAGCAAATGATCATCTTCAAGACCGGCAGCCCCACGATCTTTATTTCTCCTTGGGACTGTTCTTGCCTTTTCCTAGTGGCTCAAACGCCAACCCTCCACTTTGACACGGGGTATAATATCTAGGAACAGCCTATTACTACGCCAAAAGACTCAACCGGTGTCACGGCTCGGATCTCTGTTCAAGCCAGCTATGCAATGTCATTCCATCTTGTTGTACAAAAATTTAGAAGTCAGGCCAACGAAGCATATGATGGACATCTACGCCTGGTCGTACGATCTTCAATAATACAATATCTCTATCCATGTCTTCGCAGTCTAACCAGAGTAGCCTCTGATCAACGCTTTAATCCAAGTAATCAGTGATAAAACCACAGTGCCACTAACACTCGTTCTCCTTGATTTATTGTGACTTGACAAGAATGGCATTCTGTTTACAATCCAATAATTATGGCAACCATGGCTACATACGTTGTCAAAAGGGCTAGATAATAATCCCTACGGTTGATGTAGAGGTTCTCATGCAGTTCTCGTATCTTGACATGTGTAAAAAGACCCCCTTCCCAAAAATATTAACACCAACACCTAACATGCATATAGTAATGTGTATGCAAGTTCATCCGAGAGGCTCCAGGATAATTATATCATGTCGAACTAAGAGCTGAACGATCTTTGAAGGTTGGACTTGTTGATGCCACTGATTCTGACAGGTTATTGAGGCTACTGCAACCCGATTCCCTGTGGGATGACAGAATGCTAGCCAATCAAGCTGCAATAGGGATGTAGGGGTGTACTTTGGACTGGTTTGGGGGTAGATGTTTGATATATATTTTTTGCCGAGTCTGAAGAAGTCCACTATTGTCCATAGATGATGTACAAACTTGGAACGTCTCACATTTTTTCTCCTTAGAAGCAAACAACAGCATGAGTAACCTATTAAATCCACATACTTTGCCAAGCCCGAGTGAAATACAAAGGGATTCGAAGATAAATCGTATTCAGGTATAGACCGATCTCGCGGCTCTGATTGGGCTAGCGTCATCACTAAAATTTTAGTAACCCGTCCACATCCATGCCGCAGCCGACTTCCCCTCTACCAACTTTTCCACTGTGGGTTTGCAGATATTGAACCTAACACACTTAACTCGAAATTTGATTCTTGGTCTTCTCACCAGGTCTCTCTAATTCTTTGAATTTTCCTTCTTTCCAATCCTACCATCCGAGAAGCGCGCACAAATCCCGGCGCGTTTCCCCCAACCTCAAACCGCAATCATGGGTTCGTTCCAGACCTTACATTTTCCCCAGGGCATCGCCCTCCCGCGAAAACTTGCATGGGCTGATTTGCTGACATGTTTCAATGTTAGCTCCCAAAGTAAAAGCCCAGAAGATGTCTGTGAGCACCTTCTTGGCGGATGAAAGTAAGTTACCGGAAAAATAAAAATTTGGATGAGATGAGGTGATTACTGACGACTTTAGGCCTTGGCTCTTGGGCCGATGAGATGGAGGATATGCCTCTTCCTTGTAAGTCGCAGACCGCCCCCGCTAGGAAATTGCGAAACTGTGCTAACCAATTTTATAGCCAGTATGTGGTGTGCCCGACACTCAACATGCTTATCGTTAATTCGAACCCTTGCTAACAATATGGACAGCCCAGCCTTTGACATCCACCTTTAGCCGTCGCCCCGCAGGTGATTCGGCATTcggctctggctctggctctggcgGCTTTGGTATGATACCTCCCGCGCCAGATATACAGAACAGGTTCTGACAGATTGAATGATTAGAGCGCGAGCGTGGTGGATATGCCGTTCGGGAGCCTCTTGACCTCCCCACTCAGCCCCCGTACACTTGCCACGTTGGCAACCTCTCCTTCGAATCAACTGACGCCGATATCTCTGAGTTTTTCGCCGGATGTGGCGTGACGAACGTTCGTCTCGTGGAAGACAAGTTGACAAAAGCCCCTAAGGGTTTCGGATATGTCGAGTTCGAGACCGTCGAGGGTCTACAGAAGGCTCTGGATCTATCTGGCTCGTCTTTCCAGGGACGTTCTATCCGTACCAGTGTTGCGGAGCCTCGTAAGTATCGAAAGGTTGGTGGTTTTCTTGGAAAGATCTCGACTAATAGGTTACATTAGCCAAGGAGTCTCGCCTGGAAGGCAAGGATCTTGACTGGTCCCGACGTGGCCCCCTCCCCGAACTTCCTCAACGCCGTGTGCCTGAGCGCTCCAACTTCGGACGTGGCATAGATGCCGGCTCCGATGCGGGCAGTGACCGCGGTGGCCGCCGCAGCAACTTTGAGTCCGATGGAAAGCCCCGTGACTTCAACAACTGGGAGCGCAAGGGGCCTCTTTCACCCTCTGCCGGTGGCCCGCCCCGCGAGGGTGGCCGAGAGCACAGCAACGACGGACCTAGTTCAAGCTTCCGTAGAAACGAGGCCGCATGGGGTGAGGGTCGTACTCAGGATGAGGGCTCGCGCCCTCCCCGCCCCGAGCACGTTCGCCCGGAGCCTACACCTACTGCTGCCGATATGGACAACCAGTGGCGCGCCAGAATGCGCCCCGACGAAACTCCCAAGGAGCCCATCAGCCCCGTCTCCCCCTCTGCCACCCCTGCCGTTCCTGCTAGCCGCCCCAAACTGAACTTGACGAAGCGCACTGTTTCAGAGAACCCCACTCCCACCTCAGCCAGCAGCGACTCCAAGGCCAGCCCCTTCGGTGCCGCTCGCCCTATTGACACCGCTACCCGCGAGCGTCAGGTCGAGGAGAGACGCCAGCTTGCCATCCGCCAAAAGCAGGAGgctgccgagaaggccaaggccgagaaggctGAAAAGTTCGCCGAGAAGCAAAAGCAGCTTAAGGAGTCAGCCCCTGCCGTGGACCACAACGGCAAGGATGTCCTTGAGACCCCCAAGGGTGGTGGCAACTTCGAGATCCTCCAACGGGCCGGTGAGGATGGCGAGTTGACTGCTGGCAAGGAGACCGAGGAGACGGCAGCTGCCGCTCCCGTCGAAGCCAAGAAGCCGTCTGCAAACGGCTGGAGAGCTCCGGCCCCCGAGGCTGGTGCTGGCGGTGACGACGAGGGTTGGAGCACGGTCAGTGTGAACAAGCGCAACAACCGCCGTGGACAGACTGGTCGTGGATTCGCATAAACGTATCGATACCCCGAAGCAACGgccgtttcttttttttgcccTGAGCCTTGGAATTACCGGTACGCAGGTGGGTTAATTCTGGACGAGGTTCATTCCCGGTCTTGGTGCGCTGCTCGGTCGAGTTACCTTGAGTGGTGCACCAGGATAGGTTTGGCGCTCATAACCACCACCTGCTTCCGCCACTTCTCAGTGCCGGACGTAGATTGCTTTTTCTGATTGAGCTTTATTCTCCTTTCCACCCCTCTTTTGCCCTTTGGTTTCATGatctctttcccttttccGTGGGCTAGATTTTTCGATCTACACCTAGTCCTCGCTTCGATGATCTGGCAGTCCGAAAAGTTTCATTCTTATGTCTTGTTCGCTATCTAGCTATTATTCCCATGCGTGACTCAAAGTGATCTGCCCATGACCATTACAGCCGATGCGAAATGAATACTACATGTTCCATTTTATTTCCCCCCCGTCTTTTTCCTCGATTTTCTTGTTCTCTCAAACTTCTCCTCTCTTCCGTTCGATTGACCACGGGTGGTCCCGTTTCTTTCTCGTTACTGTCTGCCGTTGGGACGTGGGGAGTTGGAGTCTTTGAAGCTCTCCTTTCTCCGTTCTCGGTCATGCGAACAAGATAACGCAACGAGAATAGTCATTACGAGTACCCCCTCTCATGAGCATAACGTTGACGAAATCAGTTTCTGTTCTTTGCTCTTCCTTCTGTGACTGTTTCTAATTCAATTCTTGGGGATCCTTGCATGGCAGAGTTGTCTCGATGGTCCTTGCTCCATTTCTCCGTACTAACCTTTGAGTTGAATTTCCGCTTAGCATAGAATGAAATGCCCGCCTTCACTGACAGTTTTGAGGTTTGTAGAATGTTCAGGGTATAATGTAGATTTTGTAGACCGTGGGAGGCTAAAGACATACTGCCAGAATACATGTATGTTTGTACCACACAGTAATGTACTTCCCTGACTGCACCGTCTTTTACATCCCTGACAAGGGTTCCAAAACACTAGTGCATCAGAACGTGGACGATCAGTTTCCCTTGAAGAAATAGGGGAGGTTGGATCTTTTCTCATGGTAAATACTCGCTGATACGAAGTAGCTGACTTGTATGCACAGATCTAATTTTAGCTGCAATAGCATCAAGATTcaagacagaaaaaaaaatagttCAGATTTGAGGTAGCTAGGTAGTAGACTATTGGATCAGGCAAGGGTATATAAATAGGATCCACTAGGCTCAAAGGGTCCGAACGAGGTCGATaaaacaacatcatcgaGGATAACTGTGAGATATGAGATGTCCGAAGTTTAGTATTTAGGTAACTGTACTCTTTTTCAAATGGTTGTTTTCATTCCTAGTTCAGGATCCATTTCACTCCATTTCACTCCATATCTACCATTCATACTATTTGATGAGATCATTCAGGAACCAAGGAGATACAATTGGCCAAGAAATAAAGTGGCCGGTATGGAATTAATTGAAACCCCTTCCAAGGGCCAGGGATTATGACTTTCAGCCTTTGaaatttctttttccctttttgaaTTTATTTCCTTAGTACTGaagttcttcaaatgctCTTAAAATCCCGTCAGATCATCGTTGCAATcttagtactccgtacgccTAATTCATTTTAAATTAAACCCTGACAATCCCGGGGTAAGCCCCATGCTGTCATGTCGACCACCACAACCTCCCTCACTACCACGCTTGTCGCACCGGCCATGAAGGGTGTCGTTATATCAGAAAAACAATGCCCCATGTGTTGGGGTGAAGGATTTCCCCAAGATGGCTCTGGCGCCCACGATAGAATCCATGAGTTGGAGGGACAGGTGCAAGTGTTGACAGTGCGTGCTTCCGCTACAGGTAAGCCTTTCCAGGACTTTCTCTCTCTGCAGACTACCATACATAAGTATAGCAATGAGATCGTGTATTTACAGAGAAGTCAAgagt
Above is a window of Penicillium digitatum chromosome 2, complete sequence DNA encoding:
- a CDS encoding UPF0648 protein: MTLFNPTSILVGFLLLYLSSFFIFAIVRIATGISIQRIGYFSLRRIAYTPKEGIHIEIRGLGLLLHPPSFAQPTWVSIRLTELKVTVDPTTLGQGKREAHRGISENLGPPKPSEDRAAPEVGGRSKTWRTLTRIKERVKLLHRQINWLALVDLTAIGTTVHFVNAGQIQVGSLSLSVDTRSKMVERGNLFRRKKDTSRDQRPAEWMMNAQNVLLNVDGREPIEILDNVGMNLHGLLHKDLDGLRDASVALKIGRMHIPYDDVYTILQRIKPVKKSAQGPATTETDDEMSFADFVDELEKPGSRDDSIVQAVADSKEFASSLLRGIQEIQVALSFFRVSKGIQSLSAGQKPEYLNVVSHELGIDLYRMDPKSPEHRMYFQRTDVAHQALLAAISLSVSLDDESGETDNVIYVPMATTTIKTTLPSKTVSAFDDENAEERNTNVLFANLLVTSPSVDLQPQHVSRLLKLVQSRASSPRAKKQDNHRLISRLLPKASIKLSIHEPVVRFILPIEEESDPPDDYNLLIASVSSIALDIESSHSSEGGAHYSLSSIYRVASHKFYYQTPAGNKHNLLTNENLELKVHLNATPELCVVASGSLNECSVHMIDADVNRGIREVVQQFITQMKSQKRMTIPAKDQKVSVLRRVPPWLLQFQFEATGFSVEVAGVDSIVSDISRGVSLQLQSWTAEYKAQKTERNVGSIARRRTPSHSTIGDESPFRFPPTSPPKAVHIQRGASDGRRLAFHARGFDGFVIESEDYLEPEPFFSMPRFEIALSTHSDRLGPVFHVTSMFKGIYLQYSLYRFYCLGVAVSVIQDVLTPLPQKHSQSTESTVRAPASISLPPPPAYKWSSRKELVTYDIKATVVQLKANLPNDPQLMIQIYGIAGASQRLSTPYVKASLVRFHAEAPKLKGVWARIGSMNNVRLDFRKMKMKHGNTLVEEKSIDIWTDFIRIGVPHHMVMHCIFDNLINTSKAFQQLHHRFVEGCKEFCSKREPEGPKKVPRISLRSKALLFELEDDGFEWKLGCIYRVGLVEQTQRLAREDAFHLKSHKIKESDQRPATSRSQAKSSHRRMRSERTSQETRRSRSADERPRSSSQERGRGRKYRYDTEGATCLSSEQKISVDTAWGRLQQYNAQVWKEKIDAALMFQGTSIKEVRNLFSGADEPPPDVKETETILAIPNRPGLLSALISDVNLVIDKPSFAINEFPSYLNRIGKGMPMSMQYGLLVPMSFNLEMGEARVNLRDYPLDLLHVPGLRPGQSPRLPSWSLRTNFVIAEEWRDHESARQVPVELVPASEGSDGSSRDAFEIYVWRSVTPVKTYSDPVVEINTSLPTSISWGVSYQPVIQDMMKIIEGFTKSEIDPSEPVGFWDKIRLSFHSRIKVLWKEDGDVHLRLKGSRDPYVVTGFGSGFVMCWRRDVQLDVHTSDNPMEFITVTSGEYVLAIPDYSAEARWANEATTEELDNSSASSEQKNAAHFKKVIMKLSGDVKWSAGLVFERDVENDARSFSSKPHYEVVLKNPEFVEPLQRSHYDAYRGFRSDHIHLSVSIIAPHNRDWASDNVQPSSSYNTIHLSPRFFTHFFNWWSLFSGVMSLPVRQGPLWPGVTKASKKFNRHLATVKYQILLAPLFVAHIYKHKDREDYAERFVTATGLKVRLDCLKLDIHQRREQIQIHAGGRSKQTATSAMRMNQAEIDMQSADFRAVSASIEGTTPEDVERNKDDIISSFQQPVPSVDLSRFTIPDHNLDWVDMDDFVEPDWILPQESNPRTQILPLAFTPRFTYIRNTDHGDVGPDETGYSTFGNEPTHECVMSETNDPRRVQIELVKDRLAIVEAQVRNYERTIGEMELKLMKDVDNNADLKAEHELFLRQSESLARRRKFLTTTLNRLERNTTRDERTPYGDTLGKHVAPSTASFRTGRTGQYAESTIDGRSLGLDGLYSSGNDEFSSDFDNRFMIHNVQLKWNNSLRNIILRYSHQVSQRRGFIYYMSRRAVKFILDIVEEQDKNERKQPKMPKTQTRSSNNDEDEEEEEEEEVGQRIEQLLNDAKRYVNVEEDEPSEIKPQSESNPQSSSNSDNSSENIVPEFTPQNSYHLRLIAPQIQLLSEKNKKSVLLVAAKGMELKVVSIMDKARVSDDVSGLVQRRFSLEMDGAQFFVATQKKLMANLQFYAGNKYGNAPGSAWPPWLTLEAMFDFEMNPFGFSRIVQKTSATLRYDKFNNLRLKYNEEVVKGQQGPHPDEQEDRIDSISVDFPHFRAICDSAEYYSMYIIVLDLMLYSEPLEKVRNERLERIMLTSDFSDLRGAPEMVFKLQARIRQLEEIKEYFQINAKFLDKQGWEDRLALERDLSQCEDELFFMMKAITTSQRRMEPSSSRASGVHGLLRWSISASEVVWHLMKETSEPLIEFQLRNASYERTDNTDGSNHNLVSVERLFGLNLLPDAIYPQIIAPYLDGARTLDDFMLRVKWHMLEAVAGIPVLDNFEVSMFPLKVQLERELGQKVFEYIFPNVGSSAFEAGGFSPSMIKNVQTLQGSDEEDDYEGLNGSPRTRSTSIDGDSSSVDSVAIPKGPGSIELRLQPTLSLSDETKSRHRGGHLKGLVMTPIHQDSNRLGVSETALKTGRPATTGGLSKMKSVDSLRMLTKQPTERSLSSHSASEDSRKKFGMSKASNKGGKSKEPTDDLSQMISRASNFMTLARVKVNDVVLCVSYKGKGEHNLEDIHDFVFRLPVLEYSNKTWSNLDLALRLKKDVIKALISHAPAILGNKFSHHRPSRQQKKRFRELASSSQILPSTSNMTNPSSSQAQSLASYDSNSDYSESPSRKSIQSNASPLARTTSLNSDHGTHCSDPTIHDARSASEVDVDSRWEASRRFVNAPPAERPRTSGNIMTTIRSDKNDQDDSQARSIRSFGRKLTFRK
- a CDS encoding NADH-cytochrome B5 reductase, whose product is MGDQPKYVQDFQSSALLSAAKVGALSGTAGLIYGGAAGVIRSPNPMIHSLSCGIHWFACGSAFWWLRSNIIKHHYQDKASLKERIYTSALCGGIAGGSVTKLMGGRLVPGAIIFSILGYCGQSVFNRVDAWQLENAHKTSKPLMQRMAESKWIPLRSLSDQEYRDMLSEKLLSIDAEIALLDDKIEELEKSRPVPASSLN
- a CDS encoding Translation initiation factor 4B, with the protein product MAPKVKAQKMSVSTFLADESLGSWADEMEDMPLPSSMWSQPLTSTFSRRPAGDSAFGSGSGSGGFERERGGYAVREPLDLPTQPPYTCHVGNLSFESTDADISEFFAGCGVTNVRLVEDKLTKAPKGFGYVEFETVEGLQKALDLSGSSFQGRSIRTSVAEPPKESRLEGKDLDWSRRGPLPELPQRRVPERSNFGRGIDAGSDAGSDRGGRRSNFESDGKPRDFNNWERKGPLSPSAGGPPREGGREHSNDGPSSSFRRNEAAWGEGRTQDEGSRPPRPEHVRPEPTPTAADMDNQWRARMRPDETPKEPISPVSPSATPAVPASRPKLNLTKRTVSENPTPTSASSDSKASPFGAARPIDTATRERQVEERRQLAIRQKQEAAEKAKAEKAEKFAEKQKQLKESAPAVDHNGKDVLETPKGGGNFEILQRAGEDGELTAGKETEETAAAAPVEAKKPSANGWRAPAPEAGAGGDDEGWSTVSVNKRNNRRGQTGRGFA